A single region of the Epinephelus moara isolate mb chromosome 12, YSFRI_EMoa_1.0, whole genome shotgun sequence genome encodes:
- the LOC126398445 gene encoding nuclear receptor coactivator 7 isoform X2, with protein MEKRDRKPGYFARLKRRRQLKQSQSEKSVTEQNSAIISCPDVPNDSDPNKKTDIQRITVKAPAGSDDGCKSNNQAKREKKRPPGTVEYFVGPDDSLNSIALKFNITPNKLVQLNKLFSRSVYPGQKLFVPDVSQSETDLKSQSSSDPSFTNGSSEKAPHDGVSNCTSAKSLRRELSPNSEDESPATVKFIKMSCKYFTDGMGVVGGVLIVTPNNIMFDPHKSDPLVIEHGCEEYGLICPMEEVVSVALYDDVSRMKLKDALPSDLPQDLCPVYRPGEWEQLPSERDLNPFSRYEALDPKRPIVLDDIESTLSETEGEQTAKSPSDEGFTELEPTVNGSTEEAEGTSSSKTPSIVSRDQQELGPSCPGRGDLKDKSIVRQTKGKLDDEEDEGVAQNSSIEDGESVKSSSETEKQGDSHDKPTNREETKDIKAKGTEELLNGAPEKIIGAPVDQNRKLSLKEAAEVCGNSNPRRQIPDGPAGGAELSEEERRRKNYEAEVKSWLLERMQAPIEDMLFSSEEKSKIPPMFLCFKVGKPMRKSFATGMTSSPAHSFGGRGKQPEYWFAVPQERVDHLYAFFVQWSPDVYGKEAREQGFVVVEKDELDMIDNFFSDPASCSWEIITIDEAKRRQSFGSCDGELSVDALPLLSDTSDLLQDTHIEKLACRLPARVQIYPWRLVYSTVKHGTSLKTLYRSLADVDSPVLLVIKDMDNQIFGAFSTHPFRVSEHCYGTGETFLYSFCPEIKVYRWTGENSYFVKGNTDSLQMGGGGGQLGLWLDAELYRGTTTKCATFNNQPLSAQQDFNIHSVEVWTFE; from the exons ATGATGGCTGTAAAAGTAACAATCAGGcgaagagggagaagaagagaccaCCAGGGACAGTGGAGTACTTT GTGGGACCTGATGATTCCCTCAACAGCATTGCACTCAAGTTCAACATCACCCCAAACAAGCTGGTCCAGCTGAACAAGCTCTTCTCTCGCAGTGTCTACCCCGGTCAG AAACTGTTTGTTCCTGACGTGAGCCAATCAGAAACTGACCTGAAGTCTCAGAGTTCCTCTGATCCCTCCTTCACAAATGGCTCATCGGAGAAAGCGCCACAT GACGGAGTTTCAAACTGCACGTCAGCAAAGTCCCTCCGGCGTGAGCTGTCCCCAAACTCAGAGGACGAGAGCCCGGCAACGGTTAAATTCATCAAGATGagctgcaaatatttcacagacGGCATG GGAGTGGTGGGTGGCGTGCTGATTGTGACCCCCAACAACATCATGTTTGACCCGCACAAGTCAGACCCCCTGGTGATCGAGCATGGCTGCGAGGAGTACGGCTTGATCTGCCCCATGGAGGAGGTCGTCTCTGTGGCGCTGTATGACGACGTGTCACGCATGAAGCTGAAAGATGCTCTGCCGTC AGACCTACCCCAGGATTTGTGTCCTGTGTACAGGCCCGGCGAGTGGGAGCAACTGCCGTCAGAGCGAGACCTAAACCCCTTCAGCCGCTACGAAGCCCTCGATCCGAAGCGACCAATCGTCTTGGACGACATCGAATCAACCCTCTCAGAAACTG AGGGCGAGCAGACAGCCAAGTCTCCGTCAGACGAAGGATTCACAGAGTTGGAGCCGACTGTCAACGGGAGCACTGAAGAAGCAGAGGGGACGTCCTCCTCCAAAACACCCAGCATCGTCAGCAGGGACCAACAGGAACTAGGACCAAGCTGCCCGGGCCGGGGAGACTTAAAAGACAAATCAATTGTGAGGCAAACTAAAGGGAAGCTggatgatgaagaggatgaaGGTGTAGCTCAGAACAGCTCCATTGAGGATGGAGAGTCAGTAAAATCCTCTTCAGAGACTGAAAAACAGGGTGACTCACACGATAAACCTACAAACCGAGAGGAAACCAAAGATATAAAAGCTAAAGGGACCGAAGAGCTGCTAAACGGTGCACCTGAGAAAATAATCGGCGCACCAGTGGACCAAAACAGGAAATTGAGTCTGAAGGAGGCTGCAGAGGTTTGTGGGAACTCGAATCCGAGGAGGCAAATTCCAGACGGACCAGCAGGTGGGGCCGAACTCAGCGAGGAGGAGAGACGGAGGAAGAATTATGAGGCAGAAGTGAAGTCGTGGCTGCTGGAGAGGATGCAGGCCCCAATAGAAG ACATGCTTTTCTCATCAGAGGAGAAGAGTAAAATCCCACCTATGTTCCTGTGCTTCAAAGTGGGGAAGCCAATGAGAAAGTCCTTTGCCACCGGGATGACCTCTAGCCCCGCCCACTCATTCGGGGGCCGGGGTAAACAGCCGGAGTACTGGTTCGCTGTGCCACAAGAAAG GGTGGACCATCTGTATGCATTTTTCGTCCAGTGGTCTCCAGACGTGTACGGGAAGGAGGCTAGAGAGCAGGGCTTTGTTGTGGTGGAGAAAGACGAGCTGGACATGATAGACAACTTCTTCAGTGACCCTGCATCCTGCAGCTGGGAG ATCATCACCATTGATGAGGCGAAGCGTAGGCAGAGCTTCGGCAGCTGTGACGGAGAATTATCGGTGGATGCACTGCCCCTACTCAGTGACACCAGTGATCTGCTGCAGGACACGCACATTGAGAAG CTTGCCTGTCGCCTGCCAGCCCGTGTGCAGATTTACCCCTGGAGACTGGTGTACAGCACTGTGAAACATGGGACCAGCCTGAAGACCCTGTACAGGAGCCTGGCAGACGTGGACAGCCCCGTGCTGCTGGTCATCAAAGACATGGATAACCAG ATATTTGGAGCTTTCTCGACTCATCCCTTCAGGGTGAGCGAACACTGCTACGGCACAGGAGAGACATTCCTCTACAGCTTCTGTCCTGAGATCAAG GTGTACCGCTGGACGGGGGAGAATTCTTACTTCGTGAAGGGCAATACTGATTCTCTGCagatgggaggaggagg TGGTCAGCTGGGTCTGTGGCTGGACGCCGAGCTGTACCGAGGCACCACCACCAAATGCGCCACCTTCAACAACCAGCCACTCTCCGCCCAGCAGGACTTCAACATCCACAGCGTGGAGGTGTGGACCTTCGAGTAA
- the LOC126398445 gene encoding nuclear receptor coactivator 7 isoform X3 — MEKRDRKPGYFARLKRRRQLKQSQSEKSVTEQNSAIISCPDVPNDSDPNKKTDIQRITVKAPAGSDDGCKSNNQAKREKKRPPGTVEYFVGPDDSLNSIALKFNITPNKLVQLNKLFSRSVYPGQKLFVPDVSQSETDLKSQSSSDPSFTNGSSEKAPHDGVSNCTSAKSLRRELSPNSEDESPATVKFIKMSCKYFTDGMGVVGGVLIVTPNNIMFDPHKSDPLVIEHGCEEYGLICPMEEVVSVALYDDVSRMKLKDALPSPGEWEQLPSERDLNPFSRYEALDPKRPIVLDDIESTLSETGSTEGEQTAKSPSDEGFTELEPTVNGSTEEAEGTSSSKTPSIVSRDQQELGPSCPGRGDLKDKSIVRQTKGKLDDEEDEGVAQNSSIEDGESVKSSSETEKQGDSHDKPTNREETKDIKAKGTEELLNGAPEKIIGAPVDQNRKLSLKEAAEVCGNSNPRRQIPDGPAGGAELSEEERRRKNYEAEVKSWLLERMQAPIEDMLFSSEEKSKIPPMFLCFKVGKPMRKSFATGMTSSPAHSFGGRGKQPEYWFAVPQERVDHLYAFFVQWSPDVYGKEAREQGFVVVEKDELDMIDNFFSDPASCSWEIITIDEAKRRQSFGSCDGELSVDALPLLSDTSDLLQDTHIEKLACRLPARVQIYPWRLVYSTVKHGTSLKTLYRSLADVDSPVLLVIKDMDNQIFGAFSTHPFRVSEHCYGTGETFLYSFCPEIKVYRWTGENSYFVKGNTDSLQMGGGGGQLGLWLDAELYRGTTTKCATFNNQPLSAQQDFNIHSVEVWTFE, encoded by the exons ATGATGGCTGTAAAAGTAACAATCAGGcgaagagggagaagaagagaccaCCAGGGACAGTGGAGTACTTT GTGGGACCTGATGATTCCCTCAACAGCATTGCACTCAAGTTCAACATCACCCCAAACAAGCTGGTCCAGCTGAACAAGCTCTTCTCTCGCAGTGTCTACCCCGGTCAG AAACTGTTTGTTCCTGACGTGAGCCAATCAGAAACTGACCTGAAGTCTCAGAGTTCCTCTGATCCCTCCTTCACAAATGGCTCATCGGAGAAAGCGCCACAT GACGGAGTTTCAAACTGCACGTCAGCAAAGTCCCTCCGGCGTGAGCTGTCCCCAAACTCAGAGGACGAGAGCCCGGCAACGGTTAAATTCATCAAGATGagctgcaaatatttcacagacGGCATG GGAGTGGTGGGTGGCGTGCTGATTGTGACCCCCAACAACATCATGTTTGACCCGCACAAGTCAGACCCCCTGGTGATCGAGCATGGCTGCGAGGAGTACGGCTTGATCTGCCCCATGGAGGAGGTCGTCTCTGTGGCGCTGTATGACGACGTGTCACGCATGAAGCTGAAAGATGCTCTGCCGTC GCCCGGCGAGTGGGAGCAACTGCCGTCAGAGCGAGACCTAAACCCCTTCAGCCGCTACGAAGCCCTCGATCCGAAGCGACCAATCGTCTTGGACGACATCGAATCAACCCTCTCAGAAACTG GGAGCACAGAGGGCGAGCAGACAGCCAAGTCTCCGTCAGACGAAGGATTCACAGAGTTGGAGCCGACTGTCAACGGGAGCACTGAAGAAGCAGAGGGGACGTCCTCCTCCAAAACACCCAGCATCGTCAGCAGGGACCAACAGGAACTAGGACCAAGCTGCCCGGGCCGGGGAGACTTAAAAGACAAATCAATTGTGAGGCAAACTAAAGGGAAGCTggatgatgaagaggatgaaGGTGTAGCTCAGAACAGCTCCATTGAGGATGGAGAGTCAGTAAAATCCTCTTCAGAGACTGAAAAACAGGGTGACTCACACGATAAACCTACAAACCGAGAGGAAACCAAAGATATAAAAGCTAAAGGGACCGAAGAGCTGCTAAACGGTGCACCTGAGAAAATAATCGGCGCACCAGTGGACCAAAACAGGAAATTGAGTCTGAAGGAGGCTGCAGAGGTTTGTGGGAACTCGAATCCGAGGAGGCAAATTCCAGACGGACCAGCAGGTGGGGCCGAACTCAGCGAGGAGGAGAGACGGAGGAAGAATTATGAGGCAGAAGTGAAGTCGTGGCTGCTGGAGAGGATGCAGGCCCCAATAGAAG ACATGCTTTTCTCATCAGAGGAGAAGAGTAAAATCCCACCTATGTTCCTGTGCTTCAAAGTGGGGAAGCCAATGAGAAAGTCCTTTGCCACCGGGATGACCTCTAGCCCCGCCCACTCATTCGGGGGCCGGGGTAAACAGCCGGAGTACTGGTTCGCTGTGCCACAAGAAAG GGTGGACCATCTGTATGCATTTTTCGTCCAGTGGTCTCCAGACGTGTACGGGAAGGAGGCTAGAGAGCAGGGCTTTGTTGTGGTGGAGAAAGACGAGCTGGACATGATAGACAACTTCTTCAGTGACCCTGCATCCTGCAGCTGGGAG ATCATCACCATTGATGAGGCGAAGCGTAGGCAGAGCTTCGGCAGCTGTGACGGAGAATTATCGGTGGATGCACTGCCCCTACTCAGTGACACCAGTGATCTGCTGCAGGACACGCACATTGAGAAG CTTGCCTGTCGCCTGCCAGCCCGTGTGCAGATTTACCCCTGGAGACTGGTGTACAGCACTGTGAAACATGGGACCAGCCTGAAGACCCTGTACAGGAGCCTGGCAGACGTGGACAGCCCCGTGCTGCTGGTCATCAAAGACATGGATAACCAG ATATTTGGAGCTTTCTCGACTCATCCCTTCAGGGTGAGCGAACACTGCTACGGCACAGGAGAGACATTCCTCTACAGCTTCTGTCCTGAGATCAAG GTGTACCGCTGGACGGGGGAGAATTCTTACTTCGTGAAGGGCAATACTGATTCTCTGCagatgggaggaggagg TGGTCAGCTGGGTCTGTGGCTGGACGCCGAGCTGTACCGAGGCACCACCACCAAATGCGCCACCTTCAACAACCAGCCACTCTCCGCCCAGCAGGACTTCAACATCCACAGCGTGGAGGTGTGGACCTTCGAGTAA
- the LOC126398445 gene encoding nuclear receptor coactivator 7 isoform X1, whose protein sequence is MEKRDRKPGYFARLKRRRQLKQSQSEKSVTEQNSAIISCPDVPNDSDPNKKTDIQRITVKAPAGSDDGCKSNNQAKREKKRPPGTVEYFVGPDDSLNSIALKFNITPNKLVQLNKLFSRSVYPGQKLFVPDVSQSETDLKSQSSSDPSFTNGSSEKAPHDGVSNCTSAKSLRRELSPNSEDESPATVKFIKMSCKYFTDGMGVVGGVLIVTPNNIMFDPHKSDPLVIEHGCEEYGLICPMEEVVSVALYDDVSRMKLKDALPSDLPQDLCPVYRPGEWEQLPSERDLNPFSRYEALDPKRPIVLDDIESTLSETGSTEGEQTAKSPSDEGFTELEPTVNGSTEEAEGTSSSKTPSIVSRDQQELGPSCPGRGDLKDKSIVRQTKGKLDDEEDEGVAQNSSIEDGESVKSSSETEKQGDSHDKPTNREETKDIKAKGTEELLNGAPEKIIGAPVDQNRKLSLKEAAEVCGNSNPRRQIPDGPAGGAELSEEERRRKNYEAEVKSWLLERMQAPIEDMLFSSEEKSKIPPMFLCFKVGKPMRKSFATGMTSSPAHSFGGRGKQPEYWFAVPQERVDHLYAFFVQWSPDVYGKEAREQGFVVVEKDELDMIDNFFSDPASCSWEIITIDEAKRRQSFGSCDGELSVDALPLLSDTSDLLQDTHIEKLACRLPARVQIYPWRLVYSTVKHGTSLKTLYRSLADVDSPVLLVIKDMDNQIFGAFSTHPFRVSEHCYGTGETFLYSFCPEIKVYRWTGENSYFVKGNTDSLQMGGGGGQLGLWLDAELYRGTTTKCATFNNQPLSAQQDFNIHSVEVWTFE, encoded by the exons ATGATGGCTGTAAAAGTAACAATCAGGcgaagagggagaagaagagaccaCCAGGGACAGTGGAGTACTTT GTGGGACCTGATGATTCCCTCAACAGCATTGCACTCAAGTTCAACATCACCCCAAACAAGCTGGTCCAGCTGAACAAGCTCTTCTCTCGCAGTGTCTACCCCGGTCAG AAACTGTTTGTTCCTGACGTGAGCCAATCAGAAACTGACCTGAAGTCTCAGAGTTCCTCTGATCCCTCCTTCACAAATGGCTCATCGGAGAAAGCGCCACAT GACGGAGTTTCAAACTGCACGTCAGCAAAGTCCCTCCGGCGTGAGCTGTCCCCAAACTCAGAGGACGAGAGCCCGGCAACGGTTAAATTCATCAAGATGagctgcaaatatttcacagacGGCATG GGAGTGGTGGGTGGCGTGCTGATTGTGACCCCCAACAACATCATGTTTGACCCGCACAAGTCAGACCCCCTGGTGATCGAGCATGGCTGCGAGGAGTACGGCTTGATCTGCCCCATGGAGGAGGTCGTCTCTGTGGCGCTGTATGACGACGTGTCACGCATGAAGCTGAAAGATGCTCTGCCGTC AGACCTACCCCAGGATTTGTGTCCTGTGTACAGGCCCGGCGAGTGGGAGCAACTGCCGTCAGAGCGAGACCTAAACCCCTTCAGCCGCTACGAAGCCCTCGATCCGAAGCGACCAATCGTCTTGGACGACATCGAATCAACCCTCTCAGAAACTG GGAGCACAGAGGGCGAGCAGACAGCCAAGTCTCCGTCAGACGAAGGATTCACAGAGTTGGAGCCGACTGTCAACGGGAGCACTGAAGAAGCAGAGGGGACGTCCTCCTCCAAAACACCCAGCATCGTCAGCAGGGACCAACAGGAACTAGGACCAAGCTGCCCGGGCCGGGGAGACTTAAAAGACAAATCAATTGTGAGGCAAACTAAAGGGAAGCTggatgatgaagaggatgaaGGTGTAGCTCAGAACAGCTCCATTGAGGATGGAGAGTCAGTAAAATCCTCTTCAGAGACTGAAAAACAGGGTGACTCACACGATAAACCTACAAACCGAGAGGAAACCAAAGATATAAAAGCTAAAGGGACCGAAGAGCTGCTAAACGGTGCACCTGAGAAAATAATCGGCGCACCAGTGGACCAAAACAGGAAATTGAGTCTGAAGGAGGCTGCAGAGGTTTGTGGGAACTCGAATCCGAGGAGGCAAATTCCAGACGGACCAGCAGGTGGGGCCGAACTCAGCGAGGAGGAGAGACGGAGGAAGAATTATGAGGCAGAAGTGAAGTCGTGGCTGCTGGAGAGGATGCAGGCCCCAATAGAAG ACATGCTTTTCTCATCAGAGGAGAAGAGTAAAATCCCACCTATGTTCCTGTGCTTCAAAGTGGGGAAGCCAATGAGAAAGTCCTTTGCCACCGGGATGACCTCTAGCCCCGCCCACTCATTCGGGGGCCGGGGTAAACAGCCGGAGTACTGGTTCGCTGTGCCACAAGAAAG GGTGGACCATCTGTATGCATTTTTCGTCCAGTGGTCTCCAGACGTGTACGGGAAGGAGGCTAGAGAGCAGGGCTTTGTTGTGGTGGAGAAAGACGAGCTGGACATGATAGACAACTTCTTCAGTGACCCTGCATCCTGCAGCTGGGAG ATCATCACCATTGATGAGGCGAAGCGTAGGCAGAGCTTCGGCAGCTGTGACGGAGAATTATCGGTGGATGCACTGCCCCTACTCAGTGACACCAGTGATCTGCTGCAGGACACGCACATTGAGAAG CTTGCCTGTCGCCTGCCAGCCCGTGTGCAGATTTACCCCTGGAGACTGGTGTACAGCACTGTGAAACATGGGACCAGCCTGAAGACCCTGTACAGGAGCCTGGCAGACGTGGACAGCCCCGTGCTGCTGGTCATCAAAGACATGGATAACCAG ATATTTGGAGCTTTCTCGACTCATCCCTTCAGGGTGAGCGAACACTGCTACGGCACAGGAGAGACATTCCTCTACAGCTTCTGTCCTGAGATCAAG GTGTACCGCTGGACGGGGGAGAATTCTTACTTCGTGAAGGGCAATACTGATTCTCTGCagatgggaggaggagg TGGTCAGCTGGGTCTGTGGCTGGACGCCGAGCTGTACCGAGGCACCACCACCAAATGCGCCACCTTCAACAACCAGCCACTCTCCGCCCAGCAGGACTTCAACATCCACAGCGTGGAGGTGTGGACCTTCGAGTAA